The Helicobacter canis genomic sequence GCAGCTCTATCACAAACCATATTTCCGCGATATAGCCTTCACAGATGATACACGAGTGCAAAACAAAGGCATCATCACACATTATGACTTTAGCCACTATATCCTAGGCTCTTGTATGCTGCAAAACAATCTAGCAAGTGAAGTTGAGCAAAATCTCGGTGGCAAATGGGTCAATATTTCTATGGCGGGAAGCTCCTTTGATACAAGGGCGGTGATCTTGCGCTATTTGCTAGAGCATAAGAAGCCAAAGCATATTGTGTATTCTCTAGATGATTTTTCTCTCATATCTCCACGCCCTAGCAAGACAGATTCTTTTGATTATCTCTATGATAGCAATCCTTATGATGATATAAAGATCTATATGAATAACAAATTTCTTCTTTGCGCGCTTAGCTTCTCTAGTGCTAGAATCTGCACAGGGGGTAAAGGATCTTAATATGCTTCTGCCGTGGGCTTTGGTCAATGAAAGTGGGGTAACTGATCTTTTTGGTGGGTTTGATAATTGGATAGCACACGAAAATGATAGAGTGGCATCGATGATGGAGAGTCTAAGGAGCTTTGATTTTGCGCCTTTTGTAAAGATTGATAATACCTCTAGCACTGATGCCAAAGAGACTAGAATCTATCTGCAAACTTATCTGCTATCCTTTATCAAAGATCACCCAGATACGCATTTTTCTCTCATTATTCCGCCTTACTCACTTCTGCATTGGCGGATACACGGAGGCGATAAGCTTGCTAAATGGCAAGAGTCTATCACCTATCTTGTGCAAGCAACAGAGCATTTGCCCAATGTCAGTATTTATGGTTTTGATGATTTGCCTTATAGTGCGCAAATTGCCAACTATATGGACCCAGAGCATTATAATATCGATATGAATAGAATTTTTATCCAAGCCTTGCGCAATTCTACGCATATCATCAATCAAGCTAATCTCTCTACTTATTTGCAAACAATGGAGAGCAAAATCGCGCACTATGATGTTACACCCTTTGTCACTATGCTAAAACAATAGTTTTGTAAAAATAGTTTTATAATGGAATAGAGATTGACTATAATTGTGCTTTATCTTTTTGTAAAGGATGTGGTATGGAGTTTTTGGAGTTACTCTTGGTGTTTGTCGCAGTGGTGTTGCTCATCAAAAAGCCGCAAAAAGAGCAGCTTGCTTTTAGGCTTGTGATCGCTTCGTGGGCAATTATGGCGTTTATGTTTATTGGGCATAAATCCGGCGCATTTTTGACAATTATGAATCTTTAGGAGGGTGTTATGGAAGAAAAAGAAATTGTAAAAGCAAAAAATTTTTACACACTTATGTGCTGGGCGGGGTTTTTGATTATCCTGCTACCTGTGGGGATTGCAAATTTTGTCTTTGGGTATATGCTTGGTGATAGTCCTTGCACGCTGTGCTGGGCGCAGAGAGAGTCGATGATTTTTATCGGTGTGATAGCCTTTTTTATCGTGCGCTATGGTATCAAGGGCAAATACATCGCTTGGCTGCTCATTATGGCGGCATTTGGCTTGTATCAAAGCTTTGCTCATTATGGTAATCACGCGCATAGGGATTTGGATCAAGGCTTTAGCTTGCAGGTATTTGGGGTGCATACATATTTCTGGGCAGAAGTGGTGTTCTGGGCGGTGGTTGTGCTGCTTGGAGTGATGTTTTATCTCGCGCCTAGGTTTGGGGCATTTGAGCAAGAGATGGGAGAGCAGAAAGTCCGCAGGCTTGGAGGCTTTGCTATGGGGGCGTTTGTCATTAGTGCGGTGGTGATTGCTTCTAATGTCTTTCAAGCATTTGTTGCCACGGGAGTGCCACCATTTAGCGGGCAGAGCGATCCTGTGCGCTTCTCACTAAATCCAAAATATATCATTTGGTCAAGTGAAGGCACAACAAAGATCTATAAAGATTTTTCTTTTTTGGGTAAGCGTGATGTCAAGGCACCTGATTATGCGTTTGCACCTAATGAAAAAAAGCTTGGCATTACATTTGATAATGAGAGTGCAAACTCGCCATTTGCTCACATTGATAAAGTGCTACATATACAATCTATGCAAGAGCTGCCCATTACGCAGCCTTTAAACTCACTTGCATATATCAATGGCGAGTTTGTCGGTAGCTCTAAATTTGAGGTGATGTTTATGGATAGTGCGTATCGCATTACAGATAGCTTTGAAATCGACCCATTTTTCTCTGCTACTATTGATCCAATCATCGGCGTGATCCCCTATCTCAACGGCAAATATATCCTTATGGGATCAAATAAAACTTATTTGCGATTTGGGAAAAATGATAAAGCAGATGAAGCCTTGCAGTTTGCGGATTTTGTGCGCGGTGGCGATAGATTTGAAGGGCAGGGTGAGGGGCTTGGGCGAGGTAGGATTGATACTGTGCGCTCTAAGTTCCACCACACCGGAAGCATTACGGCAGATTCTAGGTATTTCTATATGGCTACACTGCCTAATAATCTTGACAAAAAGAGCTTTGTCATCAGTAAATATGCCCTTAGCGATAGAATCCTATCTGGTGAATTTACACCAAAAGCACAGCTAAAGGACAATCGCAACCTAGGCGAGCTGTATGTTACTGCACTGGCAATGCACAATGGCAATATCTTTGCCCTTAGTAAAAATTACAATGTCATTGTAGAGATAAATCTCGTAAGCGAAGAGGTAGTGCGGGTGTTGGGCTTCCCTAGTGAGATTAGCAATGCTCGTGCTTTGATGGTGGATTCTGGAATGGTGAGTATCCTGTCTTATCACAATGGCAAAAATATCATCTATCGCTTGCAGTAGATCTAACTTGCCTATGCGTTGTGTTTAGGTGTGCTATGGCGCGCCTAGGTGGATTGTGTATTGTGGATAATGCTAATCTATGCTACAATCGCGCGTTTATTGGAGATTTGGATATTTGTGTGTAGGATTTTTTGATGATTGAATGGATGCAAAAGCATAAAAAATGGCTTGTGGTTACAATTTGGATTAGTGCGATAGCGTTTATTGGTGCTGGTGGCTTTGCTTGGGGGGTATATGATTATTCTTTATCTGGGAATTCTGTCGCTAAAGTGGGGCAGATAAGCATTAGCAAAGCAGAGTTTGCCCAAGCATATCAAAACGAATTTGATCGGCGCAATTATCAGCAAGGCGGCACGCTAGATGAAGCGCAAGCTAAGGAAATGGGGCTTGATGAGCAAGTGCTAAGAGGTCTTATCTCTAATGCGCTTATCCGCAACTACGCGTTAGATCTGGGCTTGCGTGTAAGTGATGAAGAGATCGCTAGAGAGATTAGCACGGGGAGAGAGTATGAAGCTTTGCGCACAGATGGGGTGTTTGATCTCAAGAAGTATGATCAGTTTATCGCTTCTAATGGGATAAGCAAGCAGTATTTTGAAGAGCAAGTGCAGCAGCAGCTTCTCACACAAAAGATCTTATCACTCATATTTCCGCAAATTATCACGCAAGCTCCGCTGCCTATAACGCCCCTTGAGCGAGAGTCTTTGAGCTTTGGTTTTGCACTGCAAGATGTTGTAGAGCTTAGTGTGATCAAGGGGGCTAGCATAGCCATTGCGCCGACACAAGATGAGCTTAAAAGCTATTGGGAAGAACATAAGGATAGCTACCAAACTCCAGCAAGCTATCAAGTCCAGATGATTGTCGTGCCGACAAAGGATCAAACATATCAAGATGATGAGCTGCAAAAATTCTATGAGCAAAATTACATTACTCAAGAGAGCAAGGAGATCCCAGAATCCATAAAAGATCAAGTGGTTTTAGCCTTTCAGCAGCAAAAGGCTCGTGTAGAGGCACTTAAAGAGTATTCTAAACTTCAAAAATCAGAGCAGACACACGCCAAAGTGCAGGTGATCACGCAAGATTCTACCGAGTATAGCCAAGAGATTCTTCAGGCACTAGAATCTAGCGCAAAAGGCACGACACTTAAGCCTATGCCTTTTGGCGATGATTTTATCACTTTAAAGATTGTGGAGAAAAATGCTCCAAAGTCTCGCGGCTTTGATGAGGTGCGCATACAAATCCAAGAAGAATACATTAAAAGCGAGAGATTAAAGCAGCTTCATAAGCTAGCGACTGCTCGGCTTGAGACTTTTAATGGGCAGAAGATTATCGCGCGATTTCCTACGCAAGCAGAGATTTCTACACAGAGATATACGCTAGGTGGGCTTGATTTTTACACATCTATGGGCTTGTTGCAGCATATCTTTGATAGCCACAAAAGCACAAATTATGCTATAATGGGCGAAAACGCATTTTTGTTTAGGATTGTTTCGCAGTCGGTGTCGCCTATGGATTCTAAAGATAGCTATATAGATGCTTTAGTCAATCAGGTGAAAATGGAGTTAATGACAAGGGTTGTGTTTGATTTCTTAGAGCAACGCTACAAGATAAAGAAGTTTATTTAGGGTTAGGAGGAAAGTTTGGATCAAACGATTTTGGGTATCGATATAGGCTCTAGCAAAATCTGTGTCGTGATTGCTAATGTGGTTGATGGTGTGCCGCATATCATCGGTGTGGGCAGGTATCAATCGCAAGGGCTTACAAAGGGCGTGGTTACCAATATCGATAGTGCGAGCAAGGCTATTAAAGCTGCAGTCGCAGAGGCAAAGAGAGAGGCTAAGGGGGCGGAGTCTATAAACAAAGCGATTGTTTCTATATCTGGGGCATATACTAAAAGCAAGGCGAGCTCTGGAGTATATAATGTCCAAGGAGATGAAATTACCATTAGGGAGATAGGTCAGGCGTTGAATAATGCTGTTTATAATGCATCGGTCCCTGAGGATTTTGATGTGATCCATGTGCTTCCCTATAAGTTTCGACTTGATGATCAGGATCATATAGAAGACCCTATGGGTATGGTGGGGCGTAGATTAGAGGTATTTACACATATTGTTACAGCCCAACGCTCAAGCTTAGAGAATCTGCGTAGGACGATCCAGCTTGCTGGTGTGGAGATACAAAATATCGTGCTTGCTTCGTATGCTTCTTCGATTGCAGTGCTTAGTGATGATGAGAAGAATCTAGGCGTGGCGTGTATTGATATTGGCGGAAGCACTTGTGAGATTATGATCCACGATGGCAATGCTATGCGATATAACACTTTTTTTGGTGTTGGATCGCATCATATTACAAAAG encodes the following:
- a CDS encoding disulfide bond formation protein B; the encoded protein is MEEKEIVKAKNFYTLMCWAGFLIILLPVGIANFVFGYMLGDSPCTLCWAQRESMIFIGVIAFFIVRYGIKGKYIAWLLIMAAFGLYQSFAHYGNHAHRDLDQGFSLQVFGVHTYFWAEVVFWAVVVLLGVMFYLAPRFGAFEQEMGEQKVRRLGGFAMGAFVISAVVIASNVFQAFVATGVPPFSGQSDPVRFSLNPKYIIWSSEGTTKIYKDFSFLGKRDVKAPDYAFAPNEKKLGITFDNESANSPFAHIDKVLHIQSMQELPITQPLNSLAYINGEFVGSSKFEVMFMDSAYRITDSFEIDPFFSATIDPIIGVIPYLNGKYILMGSNKTYLRFGKNDKADEALQFADFVRGGDRFEGQGEGLGRGRIDTVRSKFHHTGSITADSRYFYMATLPNNLDKKSFVISKYALSDRILSGEFTPKAQLKDNRNLGELYVTALAMHNGNIFALSKNYNVIVEINLVSEEVVRVLGFPSEISNARALMVDSGMVSILSYHNGKNIIYRLQ
- a CDS encoding dihydroneopterin aldolase, with protein sequence MEFLELLLVFVAVVLLIKKPQKEQLAFRLVIASWAIMAFMFIGHKSGAFLTIMNL
- the ftsA gene encoding cell division protein FtsA, producing the protein MDQTILGIDIGSSKICVVIANVVDGVPHIIGVGRYQSQGLTKGVVTNIDSASKAIKAAVAEAKREAKGAESINKAIVSISGAYTKSKASSGVYNVQGDEITIREIGQALNNAVYNASVPEDFDVIHVLPYKFRLDDQDHIEDPMGMVGRRLEVFTHIVTAQRSSLENLRRTIQLAGVEIQNIVLASYASSIAVLSDDEKNLGVACIDIGGSTCEIMIHDGNAMRYNTFFGVGSHHITKDLSLTLNTNPSAAEEVKIRYGDLSMGGDDDSSQMDEKLIEVPSFGDNGVHFVKLPKVQDVIRARVLETFNVLARYIDQSGLKDRLGAGIVLTGGMMNMQGIRDIAKMFFHNMPVRISKTIEMPGLYDELRDPSYSTVLGLVWYGAGKCANYERDSMQKICHKETKSQEALPSFSHSLPHTPNRDYQNILDTDLSNLKEDLTQGVRNQMSASRVDHKSESPLDKLKQIFTKTAEKLF
- a CDS encoding peptidylprolyl isomerase yields the protein MIEWMQKHKKWLVVTIWISAIAFIGAGGFAWGVYDYSLSGNSVAKVGQISISKAEFAQAYQNEFDRRNYQQGGTLDEAQAKEMGLDEQVLRGLISNALIRNYALDLGLRVSDEEIAREISTGREYEALRTDGVFDLKKYDQFIASNGISKQYFEEQVQQQLLTQKILSLIFPQIITQAPLPITPLERESLSFGFALQDVVELSVIKGASIAIAPTQDELKSYWEEHKDSYQTPASYQVQMIVVPTKDQTYQDDELQKFYEQNYITQESKEIPESIKDQVVLAFQQQKARVEALKEYSKLQKSEQTHAKVQVITQDSTEYSQEILQALESSAKGTTLKPMPFGDDFITLKIVEKNAPKSRGFDEVRIQIQEEYIKSERLKQLHKLATARLETFNGQKIIARFPTQAEISTQRYTLGGLDFYTSMGLLQHIFDSHKSTNYAIMGENAFLFRIVSQSVSPMDSKDSYIDALVNQVKMELMTRVVFDFLEQRYKIKKFI